One Vibrio tapetis subsp. tapetis DNA segment encodes these proteins:
- a CDS encoding chloramphenicol phosphotransferase CPT family protein, which yields MYPDVILLNGTGSSGKTSVAKILQETLKTQYLNFSIDSVLYALPPTDLQAMIQGAPITRDGYDYANLVKGYHLCLPGLIQANCRLIIDNAWIDKQEIDALLALLEPYHVIKIGVHCELNVANQREKDRGDRAIGLAAYEYPLVHQNIDYDLVVDTSTKSPEQAAEEIVAFLKHN from the coding sequence ATGTATCCCGACGTCATTTTACTTAACGGAACCGGCAGTAGTGGAAAAACCAGTGTCGCAAAGATTTTGCAAGAAACGCTAAAAACTCAGTACTTGAACTTCAGCATTGATAGCGTTTTGTATGCTTTACCACCCACCGATTTACAAGCCATGATACAAGGTGCGCCGATCACAAGAGATGGCTACGATTACGCAAACTTAGTCAAAGGCTATCACTTATGTCTTCCGGGTTTAATCCAAGCAAACTGCCGCCTAATCATTGATAACGCTTGGATTGATAAGCAAGAGATAGACGCCTTACTTGCGCTATTAGAGCCATATCATGTCATTAAGATTGGCGTGCATTGCGAGCTTAACGTGGCGAATCAACGAGAAAAAGATCGAGGCGACAGAGCCATCGGTTTAGCCGCCTATGAATACCCTCTTGTCCATCAGAATATCGATTACGATTTAGTGGTTGATACCAGCACTAAGTCACCAGAACAGGCAGCAGAGGAGATTGTCGCGTTTTTGAAACATAACTAG
- a CDS encoding MATE family efflux transporter, with product MPNSNTSKSGFLTESGSLLQLSIPIIFTQLATQAMGFVDTTMAGQVSPVDLAAIALGASLWIPVSLLLRGIIMALTPVVAFHRGARDFQKISIELFQMIWIATAVSTLLIVYLLQAENILNAIGVAPEIVPIASDYAVALTFGVPGIALFYVLNGFCEGMNNTRAPMIISVIGLLINIPTNYILIYGEFGLPAMGAVGCGVATSLVFWLMSFMLISYIKSHHHYKKVIDTSDIKPRKDEIVHMLKLGFPIGLNIAICGSIFAVIALLIGRIGAENVAAAQIALNISSMTYMIPMSLSFGITIRVGHALGAKDNRGAVHRSHVGIIVAVLLSLISVSGLLLFPEWLIGLYTSDPVIASTASLLLVYTAVYQVSDAIQTSANGALRGYKDTKIPMIFAVFAYWGVALPLGIILGMSDLAGPAMGEVGFWIGIISGLTVAALFMLIRLRFVIKSHAYAYAYAYASALGSENQVSAT from the coding sequence ATGCCTAACTCGAATACATCTAAATCTGGATTCTTGACCGAATCAGGATCTCTTTTACAACTTTCTATTCCAATCATTTTTACCCAACTGGCTACCCAAGCAATGGGCTTTGTGGACACGACAATGGCCGGCCAAGTTAGCCCTGTCGATCTTGCTGCTATCGCGCTAGGTGCCAGCCTATGGATCCCGGTTTCACTACTGTTACGCGGAATCATAATGGCGTTAACACCGGTTGTTGCGTTTCATCGTGGTGCTAGAGACTTTCAGAAAATATCCATTGAATTGTTCCAAATGATCTGGATAGCGACAGCGGTCAGTACGCTATTAATCGTGTACTTACTGCAAGCCGAAAATATTCTTAATGCCATAGGAGTGGCACCAGAAATTGTCCCTATCGCGAGCGATTATGCGGTTGCCTTGACCTTTGGCGTTCCTGGTATTGCGCTGTTCTATGTGCTGAATGGTTTTTGTGAGGGCATGAATAACACTCGTGCACCGATGATCATCTCGGTAATTGGTTTACTGATAAACATACCCACGAATTACATACTGATTTATGGTGAATTTGGCTTACCAGCGATGGGCGCAGTAGGTTGTGGAGTCGCGACCAGTTTGGTGTTTTGGTTGATGTCTTTCATGCTCATTAGCTACATAAAGTCACACCATCACTATAAAAAAGTGATTGATACTAGTGATATAAAGCCAAGAAAAGACGAGATTGTACATATGCTCAAACTAGGATTCCCTATTGGTTTGAACATAGCGATCTGTGGCAGCATTTTTGCTGTGATTGCGTTGCTTATTGGCCGAATAGGTGCCGAAAACGTCGCTGCAGCCCAAATTGCTTTGAACATATCAAGTATGACTTACATGATCCCGATGAGTCTGTCATTTGGTATTACCATACGAGTTGGGCATGCGTTAGGTGCAAAAGATAACCGAGGAGCGGTTCATCGAAGTCACGTCGGAATCATTGTTGCCGTATTGCTGTCGTTGATTTCGGTGAGCGGGCTTTTACTCTTCCCTGAGTGGCTAATCGGTCTATATACGTCTGATCCTGTCATCGCTTCAACGGCGAGTTTGCTGCTTGTATACACTGCTGTATATCAAGTTAGCGACGCTATTCAAACGTCGGCCAATGGTGCACTTCGAGGTTACAAAGATACTAAAATACCGATGATCTTCGCAGTATTTGCATATTGGGGCGTCGCATTGCCTTTGGGTATTATCTTAGGGATGTCGGATCTCGCAGGTCCTGCAATGGGAGAGGTTGGCTTTTGGATTGGTATTATCTCGGGTCTCACGGTGGCGGCATTGTTTATGTTGATCCGCTTGAGGTTTGTGATTAAATCTCATGCGTATGCGTATGCGTATGCGTATGCGTCTGCGTTAGGCAGCGAAAACCAAGTATCCGCTACTTAG
- the ltrA gene encoding group II intron reverse transcriptase/maturase: protein MRVYYSLYGHLLHKERLYKGFKKVWKAKGAAGIDRQSLSDYAQNLSDNLDQLLLELKTKRYTPQPVRRVEIPKDDGGVRLLGIPTVRDRVVQQALNDLLTPIFEEQFHPSSFGYRPNRSCHDAINKATMFIRRYGMQHVVDMDLSKCFDKLDHELILKSIKKRVTDSSVLELIKQFLKSGVMVDGEWQHTEIGSPQGGVISPLIANIYLDAFDQEMRKRGHRIVRYADDILIFCRSRKGAENAQVQATKVLEKQLKLTVNETKSHIAHSGEGVKFLGIEIGSHYSRIQPKKMSTFKGKLKRVTRRNGGKPLLEVIKQLNPLLRGFSQYFRIANANREFKKLAAWLRRRLRSVQLRLWKKPTRLHRRLRQLGYEGSFRYICMDSWRNAASPLASYSMPNQWFNDLGLVNLEHVRTGYVFSHYAEWKCA, encoded by the coding sequence TTGAGAGTTTACTACAGTTTATATGGTCACTTGCTCCACAAAGAGCGACTCTATAAAGGATTTAAAAAAGTGTGGAAAGCGAAAGGCGCGGCCGGAATAGATAGGCAGAGCCTAAGCGATTACGCCCAAAATCTGAGTGATAACCTAGATCAACTTCTTCTGGAACTCAAAACCAAGCGATACACCCCTCAACCCGTCAGACGGGTAGAAATACCGAAAGATGATGGTGGGGTGCGATTACTTGGGATCCCAACAGTACGGGATAGAGTTGTCCAACAAGCTCTAAATGATCTATTAACCCCAATCTTCGAAGAGCAGTTTCACCCATCCAGCTTTGGGTATAGACCGAATCGAAGTTGTCACGATGCTATAAACAAAGCGACGATGTTCATCCGTCGATACGGAATGCAACACGTCGTAGATATGGACTTATCGAAGTGCTTCGATAAGCTCGACCACGAGCTTATTCTAAAAAGCATTAAGAAACGAGTCACAGACAGTAGCGTACTGGAGCTCATCAAACAGTTCCTGAAAAGTGGCGTAATGGTTGATGGAGAGTGGCAGCATACCGAGATAGGTAGTCCGCAAGGTGGAGTAATAAGCCCACTGATAGCGAACATCTATCTGGATGCGTTTGATCAAGAGATGCGAAAGCGAGGACATCGAATAGTCCGTTATGCCGACGACATACTGATCTTCTGTCGCAGCCGTAAAGGTGCAGAAAATGCGCAAGTACAGGCAACGAAGGTCCTGGAAAAACAGCTCAAGTTAACGGTGAACGAAACCAAATCACACATAGCGCACAGCGGCGAAGGTGTGAAATTCCTTGGAATAGAAATCGGTAGCCATTATAGCCGTATTCAGCCAAAGAAAATGTCGACGTTCAAAGGAAAGTTGAAGCGAGTGACAAGACGCAATGGCGGTAAGCCATTGTTAGAAGTCATTAAACAACTGAATCCACTTCTGAGAGGGTTCAGCCAGTACTTTCGAATAGCGAATGCCAACAGGGAGTTTAAGAAACTGGCCGCGTGGTTAAGGCGAAGACTTCGCAGCGTCCAACTACGATTATGGAAAAAACCGACCCGACTCCACCGCAGGCTAAGACAGCTAGGTTACGAAGGGTCATTCAGGTATATCTGTATGGATAGTTGGAGAAATGCTGCGAGTCCATTAGCCAGTTACTCGATGCCAAATCAATGGTTTAACGACCTTGGATTAGTGAATCTTGAACACGTTAGGACAGGATATGTGTTCAGCCATTATGCTGAATGGAAATGTGCATGA
- a CDS encoding iron-sulfur cluster assembly scaffold protein — protein MQYSSDIQSMCPIQRGDLHLSAPIPVEGRMVRPTDVIAISGLSHGVGTCAPQQGAAKITLNVKQGLIEEALIETIGCSGMTHSAAMASEILPGKTILEALNTDLVCDAINVAMREIFLQFVYGRTQSAFSEDGLEIGAGLEDLGKTVRSQVGTSYSTRLKGARYMELAEGYVTELALDEDDEIIGYEYLNLGKMMALIGQGESAESAMAEAKGTYGRFDEAVKTINPRHA, from the coding sequence ATGCAATACTCTTCAGATATTCAATCCATGTGCCCAATTCAGCGGGGCGATTTACATCTCTCTGCGCCAATTCCAGTCGAAGGTCGAATGGTTCGTCCAACGGATGTGATCGCTATTTCGGGCTTAAGTCATGGGGTTGGCACTTGTGCTCCTCAGCAAGGTGCAGCCAAAATTACGCTTAACGTCAAGCAAGGTCTTATTGAAGAAGCGCTTATTGAAACAATTGGGTGCTCAGGTATGACGCATTCCGCAGCCATGGCCTCAGAAATCTTGCCTGGAAAAACGATTCTAGAAGCACTAAACACAGATTTGGTGTGTGATGCAATCAATGTCGCGATGAGAGAAATCTTCCTGCAGTTTGTATACGGTCGTACCCAATCCGCATTTTCTGAAGATGGATTAGAAATTGGTGCAGGGTTAGAAGACTTAGGTAAAACCGTAAGAAGCCAAGTTGGTACAAGCTATTCCACACGCCTTAAAGGAGCGCGTTATATGGAATTAGCGGAAGGTTATGTCACCGAGTTAGCGTTAGATGAAGACGATGAAATTATCGGATATGAATATTTGAACCTAGGAAAAATGATGGCTCTGATTGGTCAAGGGGAATCGGCCGAAAGTGCCATGGCCGAGGCAAAAGGAACATACGGTCGTTTCGATGAAGCCGTTAAAACCATTAACCCACGTCACGCGTAA
- a CDS encoding GGGtGRT protein → MNNQAIQILKDMNFCTIEQAYQYCLSNGIDAKKMVLDTQPIAFDNACDAYTLGTALALFRHNQNAESAALSIGEGLQAFCKPGSVAAQRRVGLGHGALAARLLNEETKCFAFLAGHESFAAAEGAIKIALNANKSRKTPIKVILNGLGKDAAYLISRINGFTYVRTEYDYETGELNEVSRKRFSKSLRGDILCYGADDVREGVAIMHREDVDVSITGNSTNPTRFQHPVAGTYKLERLNQGKSYFSVASGGGTGRTLHPDNVAAGPASYGLTDTMGRMHADAQFAGSSSVPAHVAMMGFIGMGNNPMVGATVALAVAVEQQEQHEVA, encoded by the coding sequence ATGAACAATCAAGCGATCCAAATTCTAAAAGACATGAATTTTTGTACCATAGAACAGGCATACCAATACTGTTTATCTAACGGCATTGATGCTAAAAAAATGGTGCTCGATACACAGCCCATTGCGTTTGATAATGCATGTGACGCGTATACCTTGGGTACGGCTCTCGCGCTCTTCCGACACAATCAAAATGCTGAATCTGCGGCATTAAGTATTGGTGAGGGCCTGCAGGCATTTTGTAAACCAGGCAGTGTTGCTGCTCAAAGGCGTGTTGGACTAGGTCATGGGGCTCTTGCTGCCCGTTTGCTAAATGAAGAAACAAAGTGTTTTGCGTTTTTAGCGGGTCATGAGTCATTTGCAGCCGCCGAAGGGGCAATAAAAATTGCACTGAACGCCAATAAATCACGTAAAACACCCATAAAAGTGATCCTAAATGGATTGGGTAAAGATGCCGCTTACCTTATCTCTCGCATAAATGGTTTTACTTATGTAAGAACTGAATACGATTATGAAACTGGGGAGCTAAACGAAGTCAGTCGTAAACGTTTTTCGAAAAGTTTACGTGGCGACATTCTCTGTTACGGGGCTGATGATGTCAGAGAAGGCGTGGCAATCATGCACAGAGAAGACGTTGATGTGAGTATAACGGGTAACTCGACTAACCCTACTCGATTTCAACACCCTGTTGCAGGTACGTATAAATTAGAAAGGCTCAATCAAGGAAAATCGTACTTTTCAGTGGCTTCAGGAGGGGGGACTGGCCGTACACTTCATCCCGATAATGTAGCAGCAGGCCCTGCTTCGTATGGTTTGACGGATACGATGGGCAGAATGCATGCAGATGCCCAGTTTGCTGGCAGCTCCTCTGTACCTGCGCATGTTGCCATGATGGGCTTCATTGGAATGGGCAACAACCCTATGGTAGGCGCAACGGTAGCACTTGCTGTTGCGGTAGAGCAACAAGAACAGCATGAAGTGGCTTAA
- a CDS encoding CatB-related O-acetyltransferase, producing the protein MKEKHWSKFQLLHEVVTNENITVKGKHSYYSDCWDNGFEESVVRYLHGDKISREWEPRWEIDKLHIGDYVCIGAEVVILMGGNHTHRADWFCLYPFMDVIDQAYVSKGDTHIHDGAWLGMRAMIMPGVTIGEGAIIAANSVVTKDVAPYSIVGGSPAKLVKHRFDEETVQQLLSMNIYDWPEAKFEALKPYLCDSNLSQLASAVEAYDQVAK; encoded by the coding sequence ATGAAAGAAAAACATTGGTCTAAATTCCAGTTACTGCATGAAGTGGTAACGAACGAAAACATCACCGTTAAAGGTAAACACAGTTACTACAGTGATTGCTGGGACAACGGGTTCGAAGAGTCGGTGGTTCGCTATCTTCATGGAGATAAAATAAGCCGCGAGTGGGAACCAAGGTGGGAGATCGACAAACTCCATATTGGTGATTACGTCTGTATTGGTGCAGAGGTCGTCATCCTCATGGGAGGTAACCATACTCACCGAGCGGATTGGTTTTGTTTATACCCATTTATGGATGTGATCGACCAAGCGTACGTTTCTAAAGGGGATACGCACATACATGATGGCGCTTGGCTAGGAATGCGAGCGATGATCATGCCGGGCGTTACTATTGGTGAGGGAGCGATCATAGCGGCAAACAGCGTGGTTACAAAAGACGTTGCACCTTATAGTATCGTTGGTGGAAGCCCTGCAAAGCTGGTCAAGCACCGTTTCGATGAAGAGACAGTACAACAGCTGCTTTCGATGAATATCTACGATTGGCCCGAGGCCAAATTTGAGGCGTTAAAACCTTACTTGTGTGATTCGAATTTGAGTCAATTAGCCAGTGCAGTAGAAGCCTACGATCAGGTTGCTAAGTAA
- a CDS encoding LysR family transcriptional regulator translates to MLNMDQLAAFVAAAEKGSFSAAARHLGKSQSSVSIGVNNLELDLGVTLFDRSTKYPTLTPQGERLYAQAKVLIRQAERIQSYAQEVVNEVEGELKIAIDPLVPFDVIDSTLEKLAQQFPYTQIHIAKYNNEQITSLLLSEEVNLGLHITHKGIPDNLEFIAIEQVEWICVCSPDSELADMDEVDNETLISKRQIACDSMMINPLLSATGKISQDIWTASDQDDMVRLVEQGIGWAFLPKQMSLEKLALGTLIEFNPEFKKTNMHSVIDLIWKANAQQGPVMRFLLNELAPKG, encoded by the coding sequence ATGCTCAACATGGATCAATTGGCTGCATTTGTTGCAGCTGCCGAAAAAGGCTCTTTCTCTGCAGCCGCAAGGCACCTTGGCAAAAGCCAAAGCTCGGTCAGTATCGGAGTTAACAATCTGGAACTGGATCTCGGCGTAACTTTGTTTGATAGAAGCACAAAATACCCGACCCTAACACCACAAGGTGAGCGTTTGTACGCCCAAGCCAAGGTATTAATACGTCAAGCGGAACGAATTCAAAGCTACGCTCAAGAAGTAGTGAATGAGGTGGAGGGCGAACTTAAAATTGCGATCGACCCGTTGGTGCCATTTGATGTGATTGATTCGACTTTGGAAAAGCTGGCTCAGCAGTTTCCGTATACTCAAATTCACATAGCGAAATATAACAACGAACAAATAACCAGCTTGTTACTCAGTGAAGAGGTAAATCTCGGGCTACATATTACTCATAAAGGCATACCCGATAATCTGGAGTTCATCGCCATAGAACAAGTAGAGTGGATTTGTGTTTGTAGCCCAGACTCAGAACTCGCCGATATGGACGAAGTTGACAACGAAACCTTGATATCAAAAAGACAAATAGCTTGTGACAGCATGATGATTAACCCGCTATTAAGTGCGACAGGGAAAATTTCTCAAGATATTTGGACGGCATCCGATCAAGACGACATGGTTCGCCTAGTAGAGCAAGGAATTGGCTGGGCATTTTTGCCTAAACAGATGTCTTTGGAAAAACTCGCGCTCGGTACTTTGATTGAGTTCAACCCTGAGTTTAAAAAAACCAATATGCACAGCGTTATCGATCTTATTTGGAAAGCGAACGCGCAGCAAGGTCCAGTGATGCGCTTCTTGTTAAATGAGCTAGCACCCAAAGGTTAA
- a CDS encoding HlyD family secretion protein — translation MDLLLILTYAALCIAVFKIFKIPLNKWTVPTAVLGGVVLIGTLILLMNYNHPFTQLGGQYYTTTPIVPSVKGKVIEVNAQPNTPMKEGDILFKIDPTPFKAELIRKKAALVAAEQGALQLESQFKEAQAGSIKAEADRDKAKREFARYEKGFAKGAFTEQQVDTRRQAYKAAQAGLEAAIANTKQAELAFTSEIDGENTTVAQRKAELEQAQFNFDETTVRAPTDGYVTQLALRPGMMAVPIPLRPVMTFVHTEDKFYVGAFRQNSLQRLQPGFQAEFLFRALPGRVFTGEIVEVIPAIGEGQIQASGSLLTTNALRSNGRTMVKLRITDDLSKYHLPMGSNAEIAIYSDSFTHVSIMRKVLIRMKSWQNYLYLDH, via the coding sequence ATGGATCTATTACTCATTCTCACCTACGCCGCACTGTGTATTGCTGTATTTAAAATCTTCAAGATCCCGTTAAACAAATGGACAGTCCCCACTGCCGTACTCGGTGGTGTCGTTCTCATTGGTACTCTAATTCTACTGATGAACTACAACCATCCGTTCACTCAACTCGGTGGGCAGTATTACACTACCACTCCAATCGTGCCGAGTGTTAAAGGCAAAGTGATCGAGGTGAATGCGCAACCGAATACGCCGATGAAAGAAGGAGATATTCTTTTCAAGATCGATCCAACACCATTTAAAGCTGAGTTAATCCGCAAGAAAGCAGCGTTAGTCGCGGCAGAACAAGGAGCATTGCAGTTAGAGTCTCAATTTAAAGAGGCGCAAGCGGGATCAATCAAAGCAGAAGCGGATCGAGATAAAGCCAAACGCGAGTTCGCAAGATACGAAAAAGGCTTCGCTAAAGGCGCGTTTACCGAGCAACAAGTAGATACTCGTCGTCAAGCTTATAAAGCGGCTCAAGCGGGTTTGGAAGCGGCCATCGCCAACACCAAACAAGCGGAATTAGCGTTTACTTCTGAAATCGACGGTGAAAACACCACAGTTGCACAAAGAAAAGCCGAACTAGAGCAAGCTCAGTTTAACTTTGACGAAACCACTGTTAGAGCGCCAACCGATGGCTATGTCACTCAGTTGGCTCTTCGCCCAGGTATGATGGCCGTTCCCATTCCACTGCGTCCAGTCATGACGTTTGTTCATACTGAAGACAAGTTCTATGTTGGTGCATTTCGCCAGAATTCTTTACAGCGATTACAGCCGGGTTTTCAAGCAGAATTTTTATTCCGAGCATTGCCTGGCCGAGTCTTTACAGGTGAAATCGTAGAAGTCATTCCCGCTATTGGTGAAGGCCAAATACAAGCGTCAGGTAGCTTGCTTACTACCAATGCTTTACGCAGTAATGGCCGTACTATGGTAAAACTTCGTATCACGGATGATTTATCGAAATACCATTTACCTATGGGTAGCAATGCTGAAATCGCCATTTATTCTGATAGCTTCACTCATGTGTCTATCATGCGTAAAGTATTGATTAGAATGAAAAGTTGGCAGAATTATTTGTATTTAGATCATTAG
- a CDS encoding DUF3302 domain-containing protein, with product MFLDYFALALLIFVALVIFYGIIVIHDIPYEIAKERDHPHQDAIHVSGWVSLFTLHAIWPFLWIWATLWRKERGWGFHKLEEEQHDIHHRVDVLIDQVKNLEEQVQTLQAAKTLSTDSLVVETQNTSEGEK from the coding sequence ATGTTTCTAGATTACTTTGCCCTCGCGCTACTGATCTTTGTCGCCCTCGTTATTTTTTACGGCATCATCGTTATTCACGATATTCCTTACGAAATTGCCAAAGAACGCGATCACCCCCATCAAGATGCTATTCACGTCTCCGGCTGGGTCAGCTTATTCACTTTGCATGCTATTTGGCCGTTTCTTTGGATTTGGGCAACACTCTGGCGTAAAGAACGTGGCTGGGGCTTTCATAAATTAGAAGAAGAGCAACATGATATTCACCATCGTGTCGACGTATTGATTGACCAAGTAAAAAACTTGGAAGAGCAAGTACAGACGTTACAAGCAGCAAAAACGCTGTCAACTGACTCTCTAGTGGTTGAAACTCAGAATACATCTGAAGGAGAGAAATAA
- a CDS encoding DMT family transporter — MYLGELAAVSAAIVWAVATWIYSQFSHQFTALQLNIVKGTIASAMMLVVMPFLSMPTMSINSDHLMILAISGVIGIAIGDSAYFAALKRIGANKTLLLESLAPPLSGVLALLVLGASLSLQSWLGVLITTLAVTFVMFKPNTIGEKTSASGIGFGLLASVCQATGVVISHYALVAGDIAPLLGALIRLAVGVITVMICIPFLEKKPYSKLASNARSLTKRSRYILLLAIFVGTFLALWLQQIALKHANPAVAQTLIATSPLFILFIYYWKGEPIGKSALLGTLAAIGGISLFFL; from the coding sequence ATGTATTTAGGTGAATTGGCTGCGGTATCAGCAGCGATAGTATGGGCAGTAGCAACGTGGATATATAGCCAGTTTAGTCATCAATTTACGGCGTTACAGCTCAATATCGTAAAAGGGACGATTGCTTCTGCGATGATGCTGGTGGTCATGCCATTTCTGTCAATGCCAACGATGTCGATTAACTCTGATCACCTGATGATATTGGCTATTTCAGGGGTTATTGGCATCGCAATAGGTGACAGTGCCTATTTTGCGGCTCTCAAGCGTATTGGTGCAAATAAAACACTCTTGCTCGAGTCCTTGGCTCCGCCGTTGTCGGGTGTTCTTGCTTTACTCGTTCTTGGCGCGAGTTTGAGTTTGCAAAGTTGGTTGGGTGTCCTCATTACCACTTTGGCAGTGACGTTTGTTATGTTTAAACCCAACACGATTGGTGAAAAGACTTCTGCATCCGGTATTGGTTTTGGCTTGTTGGCTAGCGTGTGCCAAGCAACAGGTGTGGTTATCTCACATTATGCACTGGTAGCGGGTGATATAGCGCCGCTTTTAGGTGCGTTAATTCGTCTTGCTGTTGGTGTTATCACCGTAATGATTTGTATCCCTTTTCTAGAGAAAAAACCTTACTCTAAGCTCGCAAGCAACGCCAGAAGCTTAACAAAGCGATCTCGCTATATATTGCTGTTGGCTATTTTTGTGGGCACTTTTTTGGCGCTATGGTTACAGCAAATCGCTCTCAAGCACGCAAATCCTGCGGTCGCTCAGACCCTTATCGCAACAAGTCCGCTGTTTATTTTATTCATTTACTACTGGAAAGGTGAGCCGATAGGGAAAAGTGCCTTATTGGGTACGCTGGCGGCCATCGGTGGTATCTCCTTGTTCTTTCTTTAA
- a CDS encoding acyl-CoA thioesterase → MLKEEFEKVFPCITEIKVAWGEMDALNHVNNAVYFRYFEIARLEYFNEVQLMESMHETNIGPVLGSTNAKYFLPVTYPDTLHIGTRVTNIADDRFDMEYQVFSSKLGKVVTKGEAQVVMFDFNTHQKATLSERLKREMSEMEAMSPC, encoded by the coding sequence ATGTTGAAAGAAGAGTTTGAAAAGGTGTTTCCTTGTATCACGGAGATTAAAGTCGCGTGGGGCGAAATGGATGCATTGAATCATGTTAATAACGCGGTCTATTTTCGATATTTTGAAATTGCGCGATTAGAATATTTCAATGAAGTTCAATTAATGGAATCAATGCACGAAACCAATATTGGTCCGGTGCTTGGATCGACAAATGCGAAATATTTCTTGCCTGTAACCTATCCAGATACCTTACACATCGGCACACGTGTGACCAATATCGCCGATGATCGCTTTGATATGGAGTATCAGGTGTTTAGTTCAAAGTTGGGCAAAGTCGTTACTAAAGGTGAGGCCCAAGTGGTTATGTTTGACTTTAACACTCATCAAAAAGCGACACTATCGGAACGGTTAAAACGTGAAATGTCGGAAATGGAAGCGATGTCTCCTTGCTGA
- the coxB gene encoding cytochrome c oxidase subunit II — protein MAAFYSPTGWSDSQFNMTKGVTEISAQVYELHMLIFYICVAIAVVVFGVMFYSIFKHRKSQGAVAANFHESTKVEIIWTVIPVIILIAMAIPATTTLIAMEDTSESDITIKVTGSQWKWHYSYFGEDVEFYSFMTTSAEQIEGQEIKGANYLLEVDNPLVLPINKKIRFLFTSDDVIHSWWVPDFAVKKDTVPGFINESWTKIDEPGVYRGQCAELCGRNHGFMPVVVHAMEEGKFNEWLAEQKVLAQEKKLAEQQALASTRSMEELMVLGEKVYLDRCSVCHQPNGLGLAGVFPALKDSPVALGDINKHIDVIANGVSGTAMQAFANQLSDEEIAAVVTYERNAWGNNTNDVVQASDVNQLGSEDAQ, from the coding sequence ATAGCTGCGTTTTATTCTCCAACTGGATGGAGTGATAGCCAGTTCAATATGACGAAAGGCGTTACAGAAATCAGTGCTCAAGTGTATGAGCTACATATGTTGATTTTCTACATATGCGTAGCCATTGCAGTTGTTGTGTTTGGTGTCATGTTTTATTCAATCTTTAAGCACAGAAAGTCTCAAGGTGCCGTGGCTGCTAATTTTCATGAAAGCACCAAAGTAGAGATCATTTGGACTGTTATTCCAGTCATCATCCTCATTGCTATGGCCATCCCAGCAACCACAACACTCATTGCAATGGAAGATACCAGTGAATCTGATATTACGATTAAGGTGACAGGGTCACAGTGGAAGTGGCATTACAGTTATTTTGGCGAGGATGTTGAGTTTTATAGCTTCATGACAACCAGCGCTGAGCAGATCGAAGGACAAGAAATCAAAGGTGCGAATTACCTACTTGAAGTTGATAACCCCTTGGTTTTACCAATCAATAAAAAAATCCGCTTTCTTTTCACCTCTGATGACGTGATTCACTCATGGTGGGTTCCTGACTTTGCCGTTAAAAAAGACACCGTACCCGGTTTCATTAATGAGTCGTGGACCAAAATAGATGAACCAGGTGTGTATCGTGGTCAATGTGCAGAGTTGTGTGGTCGAAACCACGGTTTCATGCCCGTTGTGGTGCATGCTATGGAGGAAGGGAAGTTTAACGAATGGTTAGCAGAGCAAAAAGTGTTAGCACAGGAAAAAAAATTGGCTGAACAACAAGCACTTGCAAGTACTCGTAGCATGGAAGAGCTCATGGTTTTAGGTGAAAAGGTTTACCTTGATCGTTGCAGTGTATGCCATCAGCCGAATGGACTTGGTTTGGCGGGGGTATTCCCTGCGTTGAAAGACAGCCCTGTCGCGTTAGGAGACATTAATAAACACATTGATGTGATCGCGAATGGTGTATCGGGGACGGCGATGCAGGCGTTTGCTAATCAATTAAGCGATGAAGAAATAGCGGCCGTCGTGACTTACGAAAGGAATGCGTGGGGCAACAATACCAATGATGTGGTGCAAGCCTCCGATGTTAATCAACTGGGTAGTGAGGATGCGCAATGA